From the genome of Prunus persica cultivar Lovell chromosome G8, Prunus_persica_NCBIv2, whole genome shotgun sequence:
ATCCTTCTACACTCACATTTCCAAaagataattaagaaaaagaattctTTCAAATAGAACCCATGGCCGGTTGGGTCTGGATTTAGCCATgtcttctttcattttcttttgaaatcagGGGTGTAGGGTGACATTTCCCctttaagaaaactaaaggtGTAAGAGAGCAACTCTTTGGGTGCAAAAAGAACTGTTCATAGATAAAGTTACTCTATAGTCTTCCGGAGTTGATTGGCTAGCTAAgttctttaataaattttgattGAAAGAGAAATGGAAAATGAGTGGAGAAAAATCAGTGTGGCactttgatttataaaattaaattggatATACGAAACTTGGGAAATTATACAGGAATTAAATTAATGATTCACACTTTGAAAttatggggaaaaaaaatagaaataagatTAAGAAAGAACTCACCAATTTTGATTTATGTCAAGTAGATTTGGTAACCAATTTTGATTCTATTTTGCTCGGGTACAGTATCAGATACAGAAGAAGATACGAATTAATCTCCGAAATTAGGATTCTGATACAGCAAGGATAtggaaataaattaatatattttacatTACGTCTGTGTATAGTTCGTTTCTTCTGCACTTCCTCTCCTCTAATCTTCTTCTGTAGGATGCAAGTAGAAAAACCCTATCCCGCTGTTTCTGCGTCACACCAAGTAAAAAAAGCAGCTTCTACTTTCCAACTACTTTCCCTGTTTGTGTAATCTTTTGTTCATATCGATCCTTAAGTTTATGCCAGATGCTCATCACTTTCCCATTTAAGTCGGGCCAATCTCTTTTTAGGGTTCCATACTTTGGGACTTATGTAATAATGTTGGATGGTATAACAAAGGATATGCAAGACAATATCCCATTCCATGGTGTATAATGTCTATTGATGGCATTGTTTTGATACTTCTAAAGAAACTATAAAGATGGGGGAACGCATTAGAATTTATTCCATTCTTTGTAGTAATGCATCTTATTGATGATGGGAAAGAAAGTGTGTAAGTCATTGCAATCTTCCAAATAAAGAATTGTGATGATAGAATAGGAAGTTTACTTAGATTTCAGTCAATTTGATGAGGTTTGTTGCCACGTTTTTGGTatcataatttcattaaacCCTTCTGACAGTTATCATAGTTCGATAGACAGCAAAGTTACAAAgccttaattctaaaattgcttgtttttatttatttacttctCTATTGATAGATTAGCAAATATGATATGAAACTCTGTGTATAAATATTGAGCTCAAGAGTGCAGAGTAGAAGTATTAAAATCCATATGATTTTCTATTTACTTCTTGTGCTCTTCGCTTTTGCTTATGAGTTATGGCTGTCTTGTGTTGTGCTTGTCTAGTCCTAAACCACTACAGACTCTCTATTGCTAATCACTCTTATTTGTTTTACTTTTGGACTTCCAAAGCAAGGTTACATTTAGTTACCATAACTATGATTCCACTTCTAAGAGGATGAGGTTAAATAGGATTTATGCTCACTAAGACTTGCTGTTGCAGGTCTATTCATTAGATTGGACCTCTGAAAAGAATCGAATTGTCAGTGCATCTCAAGATGGACGTTTGATAGTATGGAATGCACTAACAAGCCAGAAGACTCATGCCATAAAGCTGCCTTGTGCATGGGTCATGACTTGTGCTTTCTCACCGACCGGACAATCCGTTGCTTGTGGTGGTCTGGATAGTGTTTGCTCTATTTTCAACCTGAATTCCCTGTGTGACAAGGACGGGAATCTACCTGTATCAAGAACTCTTAGTGGACATAAAGGTTATGTTTCCTCCTGTCAATATGTTCCAGATGAGGACACTCACCTGATTACTGGATCTGGTGATCAAACATGTGTTTTGTGGGATATTACTACTGGCCTCAGGACTTCAGTTTTTGGAGGTGAATTTCAGTCTGGACACACTGCAGATGTACTGAGGTATATTGGGTGGTTTTAAATGGCTGTATATATAACATCTATTACATTAGGGTGTTCGTGTTCAATGAATACCTGCATATTTTACTTTTCAGCCTTGAGTTGTTAGGCAAAgggaaaagggaaagaaaaaaaaaaggtcttaCAAGTTGGTACATCTGAACAGTAGATATTAAAACTACTTAATAACTTGTAAACATTAACTCATAAaaacttgttcttttaattgaTCTGCTCTGAAATTCTGTGATTTAGCAGTTTTCTGGTTCGTTATGGGCAGTCCATATTCATGTCCATTGATTTTACAATGTAATGGAACTGTTTGCTCTAATTTATTCAATGCTGAGAGAAACTGTGTCtacagtttttttatttattgtcgGTATTGAAGGCTGCTAGTGTGGTTTACCATTTATTTGTAGCTCTTGTTGTTTATTATAGGATGGGACCCTGTACATCTGCACATTAGTTAATACCGACAGAAGGTTTTTTATTCTGTATAAATAAGTTTAAAAGAATCCTTAACAAACCATAATATTGCCTCCGTACCTTTTGGTTTTGCTTTCCTATCATGAATACTCTAAATGTAACACTCACCTCACTGTTTGCATTCTTTCAGTGTATCCATCAATCAAAGCAACTCAAGATTGTTTGTCTCTGGTTCTTGTGATGCAACTGCCCGATTGTGGGACACTCGTGTTGCAAGTCGAGCAGTGCGGACGTTTCCTGGTCATGAGGGAGATGTGAATGTGGTGAAGTTCTTTCCAGATGGAAATAGATTTGGAACTGGCTCAGATGATGGAACTTGCAGGTTATTTGACATCAGGACTGGGCACCAGCTCCAAGTATATCACCAGCAACATGGTGATAACGACTTCCCACCTGTGAAAACCATTGCATTCTCAATATCAGGAAGGCTTCTCTTCGCTGGATACACAAACAGGGATTGCTATGTATGGGATACTTTATTGGCAAAGGTATTTGTAATGTAAAGAAAGTTTGATTCACATGTCTACATATGCTTTTGCATGATCAATTGAGCGCACTTCGTTTCCTAAGAAATTATTACTGCTGATGCCTTTTAGATCATGTTGTCTTGTCCTTTATATTCTAGTTTAGTATTAAGGATTTTATTCAGCATGTATATAGGCAACTTCCTGCACAGGCAATACTTTACATTTACATGCAAttgatttataattaattttcttcGTATATTAAGTTAGACTTGAGTTATATAAACTAATTTCTATttctcaaatatttcttgtaAATAAAAGCATAACATGAATTCTGGTcacaaaagataaataagTTTGGAGTTAGGATCAAAGGTTGGCTGGGTGACCGAgtgcatatttttcttttgacacTGAAACACAGCAGAGTGTTCTGTTCATGAAATAAGTCAACCTACTCAACTGGTTCCATTTAGTAGATGATATTCTGTAGCTCTTATTTCTCCCTTGATTTCTGTTTCTCTTAACTTCTAGCACTTGAGATAATCTGAATATAATTCTTACTTGGGTGAAAATACTGTTAAGGTTTTTGTCTGTaatattctttaaaaaaattacatctcAGATTTGTCAATATTTTCTGGGTTAAGTTTATTGCCACATGCCTTGCCTATACTGTGAGATATCATAATGTGTAAATAACATATAGCCTTGCATGCagtttgaaggaaaaaattaGTTCAGCAAACGTACTTCAATACCTAAGAGGGGGAAAAGTAGAAAGAGTAGCGGTTGGCTTCCACCTTGAACAGTTATGATTGTCCATGATGCGTCATATGAAATGTCATGCTtcgaattaaaaaaaaaaaatatgtggaATACTTCTAAAATGTCTTAAGTCATAAATTAATCCTGCCGTATGAAATGTCGTACTTCCAATGTGTGTAATACTTTTAGAATGTCCTATGTCATAAATTGATCCTATCAATCctgcattttgattttcttccaTCCTTTTATCAATATTTACGGATTTGTGTCAGGGATGTCATTGGATGGAATGGCTCTAATTGCTCTTTCATTTTGTGGCAGGTGGTTTTGAACTTGGGATCCCTCCAGAACTCACATGAGGGCCAGATTAGCTGTTTGGGTTTGTCAGCTGATGGAAGTGCCTTGTGTACAGGAAGTTGGGATACAAATTTAAAGGTTATTTTCCTAAGGCCTGCCTCTGTTATTTCATTTAGGGCATGCAACGTGCGTGGGAAACAACATTTTTACTaatatttgttgattttttctgCAATCATGAATGCAAATAGAAGTAGAGAAAAAGTAAGGCAGTGTAATGTGATGTTTCTGTTGCAAGCAGCACCCTTTTTAGACACTTTGACCTGCAAAAGTATTTTTGTATGTGTGATGTACTTATGAAGTATAAAGCTTTTGGTAACTTGGGCCAAGTATTTTCTAGTTTATTCTAAGGTTGTAGTAACGAGTAACTTCTGTGTGGCATTTAAAGATGCTTTATAGAGCTGAACGCTTATAGTTACTGGAATTTTGCCTTCTTATTGGGTTGTGTCTTTCTTTGCATCTGTTTACTCAGTATCTTTCATTCGTTGTATCTAATCTTGGAAGAATAATACCACATTTAAGGACCACATTGTTGATTACGTCTCTCATGAGAATACAAGTCGATCCCCCATGGGTGTCATCTGTGCAAGAGATATGGTCAGCGCTGTGGTCAATAAATATGGAACAAATAGTTTTGTTGATCTTGAAAATTGGAATCAATTTCCCTTCAAAACAAGTTAAATTTCTTTCAGTACTATAATGTCCTCTGGGTTAGATTCATTGGAGTATCTGACTATAAtaaatgtttgtttgttgggtTGATAGACCCTGCCATTCGTTGTAAGACCATTAATATTCTTGGATCAGTATGATCTTATTTGTTATGTCTGTTGGTCCCTTTTTATGGTAGTTATGTTGGGTTTCTTCTTTATATTCTCAATCAGTCCACATGCGTCGttcattttatgaaatatgactttgttttgtgtttacaTTGCAGATATGGGCGTTTGGAGGCCATAGGAAAATAATTTAAGCCTATTAGGGAGCAAACATCTCCTTTTTGTATCCTGAATTTCAGCTTCTCTCAGACCCACGGTTCTCGATGCCTCTCTCGCATAGTATATCCTTTGTACCTTTCTGTGTTGTTGATGAAGATACTGGGTATGAGAAACTAGAATCTTCTAATGTGTTGCTTGTTGTAACCCACTCATTGGAAAGACTGACAATTTTAATATTGAGCAAAAGATGCATATACGTTTCGTGAGAACTTGGGCTTGAGAAACCTCCTCTTCTGCTCTTTGCCTGAATATTTTCCCTCCTCTGTAGCTACCAATCTCACACCATGTAGCTTTCCATTAGAATGTTGTAAATGACTGTTTCTTCTTCCATGTATGGTTTTCTTTCCCGGTATATTTTTACACATTGATGCGGTTATTTTGTGTTAAAGAGTCTATGCTGCAAATTGATGTTTAGTCTCGACTGATTTCGCAAAGGACGCCCCAATTTCGTTTAGGGAGAGATACATTTTGGTTTCTGCAGTTTGTTTGAGTTTACAATTTCATCTTTGTAGTTTTAAAACGTACCATCATGTCCTTGTAAAGAAATGGAACAATGGGAAACAACTATATTGTGGGGATGGGAGGATTTTGAGAAGCTTAATCAGTTAATACTTCTATGCTAATCATTAGGAGATGAATCTCATGGAGATAAGTACAATGGGATGCTGAAAATTGAACTGAGAGTTGTGtaccaaaagaaaactgaAGGGGAGTTCAAAGGAGTGGAGTAGTAGTTTTGTTTGATCATGGGTTTGTTGATTATGGTTTGCACAAATGTACAAAACCCACGTTTACTACAAATCTGCTTTTGCATGCAGATGCGGGATGCTCTCTTGCATTTGAGTTTCATCATCCATTCTCGAGTTATAGATCTTGCTCTCTTGCATTTGAGTTTGATCATCCTTTCTCGAGTTATAGTAGTTTATACTATCCTtatcttaaaataaataaatttaaaaaatttacggtctagcaaaacaaaaccaaatggAGATGTGAGGTACTGGTGGCAATTTGTTTTAAACGCGTCATGTTCGTGTCATgtcatttctttgtttgtgATAAAAATACTTTAACCTAACTTATTTAATCAATTGTttcaagttaaaaaaaaaactcgtCCGTTTCTAACTGTGTCTTGTTCAGATTGATTGACCCCCACATATTGTGAGCCATTAAAAagccaaaattttttttttttcaataaatggaGCAATgaacctttttctttatataataCAAGTTTAATGCGTTCTCTTTGTAAGATGATTTATTGCCTGTCTAGGACTCGGTATTGATCAAGAACTCAACATGTACTCGTCCagctgcttttattttttaatcagtGTTTAAGTTAAATGTAAAGGCTAAAGTTTCTTAGTTTTATATGTATTGAGATTCATTGTTCTACTACTATTTCTTGATGGGCAAGACACCTTGACCGACACACAACTCAAAAGCATTCACCCAGTCTAGAATAAGATTATGAGGCATCGACATCTAAGGAGAAGAATCTCTCTAAGTAATGTCGACAATTTCGACAACAAGGCTGAGCAAGGTTAGTGTTTGAGTTTTATAAGTTGTTAAGATTAACACTCTGTGTCAAAATGGGAACTCACTTGACTCTAAGTCGATTTTATTATATGTGCTTAGTAGTTCGTGCCATACTAGTGTTCATGTCATTGTCAAATAACAATtacacaattttttatattaatcgATTTTTGTGCACATTTTTCATTCACTAATTTTACATCACCACACATTAAATCAAATGTACTCTATTTACCAAAACTTGTATTTGAGACCTCTCAACTTGGACTTGGCTGCTCGATTCTTGTGTTCGGCCATATACCTAGTATAAGCCTCCTCTAGATccaaaattcacataaacaCATTATAATTCCAAAAAATACTACCAACATGCACTTTCATTATATGAAAcaagtttttagtttttaaaaaatgaaaactaaaaactaaaaattgaaaactgaaatgaTTATCAAATGGGCCTTAATCTAGCAATATTTATCTTTCCAATATCGAAAGTAAGTAACCATCGTTGTATTAATGCAAGACATTTTCAAGAGTGAATAAATACCcaataaattgaaaaagaaacaaggaaaaatAGAAGGTACAGGCTATTCGTATTTTAATCAATCGGCATTTGAAGTAAGTCGCACGGTTTGGGTTTGGTACTTCATGGGTAGTTTTGAACTTTCTTCTTCTGCGAAAGGGTAATTTAGAACTTCTACTCCTACTGGATCCAGCAGCACACATGACGTGGCGTGCTCCCATAAACAAACACCGTCAGCACCCCTAGACCCACACCCGTACAGGATCCAAACTCCATCTTTTAGTTCATCTGATCTGAGCCCTCTTTAGGCTCTGTTGGCGTTTGTTTAGAAACAAAGCctcgtatttttttttcttatttcttcttCACCTTCAAAACCTCACTAACTACGCTCAGAGCGGGCCAACGAGCAAacatttagagagagagaggggctaACAGGTCTGTACAGTTTCTCTAGATCTCAGAGATTCATTTGGCTTTGCGATGGCTCAGCCTCTCGTAAAGAAGGACGACGATCGTGACGATGAAGGTATGCCCCTCCCACTCATAGACtcacaatttttctttctctccaaATCGATCTCCAAATCGATCTGGTTTTTCACTCCCAATTTTGGTTAAATTTTGGGCCTCTAGGCTGCAAATTCTTATTCGGCGATTTGTGCTCCCAGATCTCTTTGTTTATAGCTGTTTTATTCCCAAGATTTACCTATTTTGAGGCGTTTGAATGGGATTGCAGTCAATTAGGGTTTAAATATTATTGATCGGCTTCACTTTATGC
Proteins encoded in this window:
- the LOC18767499 gene encoding guanine nucleotide-binding protein subunit beta-2, encoding MSVAELKERHVAASETVNSLRERLKEKRASLLDTDVAGYAKSQGKTPLTFGPTDLVCCRTLQGHTGKVYSLDWTSEKNRIVSASQDGRLIVWNALTSQKTHAIKLPCAWVMTCAFSPTGQSVACGGLDSVCSIFNLNSLCDKDGNLPVSRTLSGHKGYVSSCQYVPDEDTHLITGSGDQTCVLWDITTGLRTSVFGGEFQSGHTADVLSVSINQSNSRLFVSGSCDATARLWDTRVASRAVRTFPGHEGDVNVVKFFPDGNRFGTGSDDGTCRLFDIRTGHQLQVYHQQHGDNDFPPVKTIAFSISGRLLFAGYTNRDCYVWDTLLAKVVLNLGSLQNSHEGQISCLGLSADGSALCTGSWDTNLKIWAFGGHRKII